One Faecalicatena sp. Marseille-Q4148 DNA window includes the following coding sequences:
- a CDS encoding GHKL domain-containing protein: MSFISKMIDKRLAAYQNELLQTHYEEVENMYRQIRGWRHDYRNHIQMMKSYAAMGDLDAIRAYLDELDEDLATVDTVIKTGNKMTDAILNSKISLAKSREITVIADAHVPVALTTSEIDLCIIIGNLFDNAIEASMELPPDERIIRIYMDMKNTQLYMSFTNFTATKKQKKISGLFRTTKGEGHGFGLVRIDTIVERYGGYLSRNSEDGAFTTEILLPQET; the protein is encoded by the coding sequence ATGTCATTTATTTCAAAAATGATCGACAAACGCTTGGCAGCCTATCAAAATGAGCTGCTTCAGACACATTATGAAGAGGTGGAAAATATGTACCGGCAGATTCGTGGCTGGCGGCATGATTACCGGAATCATATCCAGATGATGAAAAGCTATGCCGCTATGGGTGACCTTGACGCAATCCGGGCATATCTGGATGAGCTGGATGAAGATCTGGCGACGGTGGATACAGTCATTAAGACAGGCAATAAGATGACGGACGCTATTTTAAACAGCAAGATCTCGCTGGCGAAGTCGCGGGAGATTACTGTGATTGCAGACGCCCATGTGCCGGTGGCACTTACCACTTCGGAGATCGATCTCTGTATCATTATCGGCAATCTGTTTGACAATGCGATCGAGGCTAGCATGGAACTTCCGCCGGATGAGCGGATCATCCGTATCTATATGGATATGAAAAATACGCAGCTTTACATGTCTTTTACGAACTTTACCGCCACGAAGAAACAGAAGAAGATCAGTGGACTGTTTCGCACGACAAAGGGGGAAGGGCATGGGTTTGGTCTGGTAAGGATTGATACGATTGTAGAGCGTTATGGTGGCTATTTGAGCCGAAATAGTGAAGATGGTGCGTTTACGACAGAGATCCTTTTGCCACAAGAAACATAG